A stretch of Desulfonatronovibrio magnus DNA encodes these proteins:
- a CDS encoding response regulator, which yields MSDRETVKILVVDDMPENIQILSDILRADYTVLAAKSGEKALDFVERLVPDLILLDIMMPGMDGFQVCKRLKAEKKWEKIPVIFITAMNEIEDEAHGFEVGAVDYITKPVSPPIVQARVRTHLALADQQRACEETVEEQLATIKQGQKDAVFMLGQAGHYNDDQTGVHIYILIKNNLFPGPCFSQQFQGFGVFVVINQLPDTF from the coding sequence ATGAGTGATAGAGAGACTGTGAAAATATTAGTAGTGGATGATATGCCCGAAAATATTCAGATATTGAGCGATATTTTGCGTGCTGACTATACAGTTCTGGCAGCCAAAAGCGGCGAGAAAGCTCTTGATTTTGTGGAGCGTCTTGTACCTGACTTGATTCTTCTGGATATCATGATGCCAGGTATGGACGGTTTCCAGGTCTGTAAAAGACTCAAGGCTGAAAAAAAGTGGGAGAAAATCCCGGTAATTTTTATCACAGCCATGAATGAAATAGAAGATGAAGCCCATGGTTTTGAAGTCGGGGCAGTTGATTATATTACCAAGCCTGTATCACCTCCCATTGTGCAGGCCAGAGTCAGAACACATCTTGCTCTGGCAGATCAGCAAAGAGCATGTGAAGAAACTGTAGAAGAGCAGTTGGCCACTATCAAGCAGGGGCAGAAAGATGCAGTGTTTATGCTTGGACAGGCTGGTCACTATAATGACGATCAAACCGGAGTTCACATCTACATCCTGATAAAAAACAACCTATTCCCTGGGCCTTGTTTCTCTCAGCAGTTCCAAGGCTTCGGTGTATTCGTAGTCATCAATCAACTGCCAGATACTTTCTGA